A region of Leptospira bouyouniensis DNA encodes the following proteins:
- a CDS encoding glycoside hydrolase family 15 protein, with amino-acid sequence MEQHKYKTGIIGNGSFIAHIDTHAEILWLCWPYFDSSPIFGKLIDDRCGNFSILPTSKIVSTSQMYLENTNILRTEVQTETGSYAVLDFAPRYYQNGNLQCHRNLYRKVIPLTGDIKIQIKINPSYQYGKHNLDPNVISDKIKYEFDGLNFFIQANVSPNQIIKEKQFHLNQTIYLALLESESNLIPIQQLVEEELSKTKQYWQNWVKHCTIPNFAQKQQIRSALCLKLHQFQETGAIIAASTTSLPESPNSGRNWDYRYCWLRDGFYTLLALTNLGQFEELEHYSQFISNLTPASDGRFQPLYSIFGETILDETILDLNGYKMNKPVRVGNSAYTHKQNDAYGQILLSLLPLYLDERIPEKNRFHNLNLIQNILDQIENTMNEPDAGLWEFRNFSQKHCYTFLFHWVGAKAAKEIAFKLEKNDLVKKAELLMSKATINIEKCFDYELGCYTQAEGKKDLDASLLQLITLGYLDPKSEKAKSHLIAIEKQLKTKEGFIYRYLHKDDFGKPETTFLVCTFWYIEALAFMDRTEEAIQLFDFVCEHANHLGLFSEDIESNTGNQWGNFPQTYSHVGLVNASHKIASKINKSLFW; translated from the coding sequence AAACTGGGATCATAGGAAATGGTAGTTTCATTGCTCATATCGATACTCATGCAGAGATTCTTTGGTTGTGTTGGCCTTATTTTGATAGCTCCCCTATTTTTGGTAAGTTGATTGATGATAGATGTGGAAACTTCTCAATTTTACCTACCTCTAAAATCGTCTCTACCTCTCAGATGTATTTAGAAAATACGAATATATTAAGAACAGAAGTTCAGACTGAAACTGGATCTTACGCTGTTCTTGATTTTGCTCCTAGATATTATCAAAATGGAAATCTACAATGCCATAGAAATTTATATAGAAAAGTCATACCGTTAACTGGTGATATAAAAATTCAAATCAAAATCAATCCATCTTACCAATATGGAAAACATAACTTAGATCCTAATGTTATTTCCGATAAGATTAAATATGAATTTGATGGGCTCAATTTTTTCATACAAGCAAATGTTTCTCCAAATCAAATTATAAAAGAAAAGCAGTTTCATCTAAACCAAACCATTTATCTTGCTTTACTTGAATCAGAAAGCAACCTTATCCCCATCCAACAATTGGTAGAAGAGGAACTTTCAAAAACAAAACAATACTGGCAGAACTGGGTAAAACATTGCACCATTCCAAATTTTGCCCAAAAACAACAAATTCGTTCTGCTTTATGTTTAAAACTCCACCAATTCCAAGAAACAGGAGCTATCATTGCTGCCTCCACAACTAGTTTACCGGAATCACCAAATTCAGGTAGAAATTGGGATTATCGTTATTGTTGGTTACGCGATGGATTTTATACACTTTTAGCATTAACCAATTTAGGACAATTTGAAGAACTAGAGCATTATTCACAATTCATAAGCAACCTAACACCAGCAAGTGATGGAAGATTCCAACCTTTGTATAGTATTTTCGGCGAAACGATTCTAGACGAAACTATACTTGATTTGAATGGATATAAAATGAACAAACCAGTTCGTGTAGGAAATTCAGCATATACTCACAAACAAAACGATGCATATGGACAAATACTTTTATCTCTTTTACCATTATATTTAGATGAACGAATCCCAGAAAAAAATAGATTTCATAATTTAAATCTGATACAAAACATCTTGGATCAAATAGAAAATACAATGAATGAACCAGATGCAGGGCTTTGGGAATTTCGCAATTTTTCACAAAAACATTGTTATACGTTTTTATTCCATTGGGTAGGCGCAAAAGCTGCAAAGGAAATCGCTTTTAAACTCGAAAAAAATGATCTTGTTAAAAAAGCGGAACTATTAATGTCTAAGGCAACAATCAATATAGAGAAATGTTTTGATTATGAACTCGGATGTTATACACAAGCGGAAGGTAAAAAGGATTTAGATGCAAGTCTATTACAACTCATAACACTCGGTTACTTAGATCCAAAATCTGAAAAAGCAAAATCTCATTTAATCGCAATCGAAAAACAATTAAAAACAAAAGAAGGGTTTATTTATCGTTATCTTCATAAAGACGATTTCGGAAAACCAGAAACAACCTTTTTAGTTTGTACATTCTGGTACATTGAAGCCCTTGCGTTTATGGACCGAACCGAAGAAGCAATCCAGTTATTTGATTTTGTTTGTGAACATGCAAATCATTTAGGTTTATTCAGCGAAGACATTGAATCAAATACTGGAAACCAATGGGGCAACTTTCCCCAAACTTATAGCCATGTTGGCCTTGTCAATGCTTCCCATAAAATTGCATCCAAAATCAATAAAAGCCTTTTTTGGTAA